From Pongo pygmaeus isolate AG05252 chromosome 1, NHGRI_mPonPyg2-v2.0_pri, whole genome shotgun sequence, one genomic window encodes:
- the GUCA2A gene encoding guanylin isoform X2: MNALLLSALCLLGAWATLAGGVTVQDGNFSFSLESVKKLKDLQEPQEPRVGKLRKFAPIPGEPVVPILCSNPNFPEELKPLCKKPNAQEILQRLEEIAEDPSTCEICAYAACTGC, encoded by the exons ATGAATGCCCTCCTGCTCTCCGCACTGTGCCTCCTCGGGGCCTGGGCCACCTTGGCAGGAGGGGTCACCGTGCAG GATggaaatttctctttttctctggagTCAGTGAAGAAGCTTAAAGACCTCCAGGAGCCCCAGGAGCCCAGGGTTGGGAAACTCAGGAAGTTTGCACCCATCCCTGGTGAACCTGTGGTTCCCATCCTCTGTAGCAACCCGAACTTTCCAGAAGAGCTCAAGCCTCTCTGCAAGAAGCCCAATGCCCAGGAGATACTTCAGAGGCTGG AGGAAATCGCTGAGGACCCGAGCACATGTGAGATCTGTGCCTACGCTGCCTGTACTGGATGCTAG
- the GUCA2A gene encoding guanylin isoform X1 — MVFLELHTHFLHSPYNMQNLQVPECPASRSQARTWGLNSAPHSAPQWIAWLPYATNTACEHHWAGPEPAWGAQPGSRLQPGLMLWASLFQDGNFSFSLESVKKLKDLQEPQEPRVGKLRKFAPIPGEPVVPILCSNPNFPEELKPLCKKPNAQEILQRLEEIAEDPSTCEICAYAACTGC, encoded by the exons ATGGTGTTCCTGGAGCTTCACACCCATTTTCTCCATTCCCCATACAACATGCAGAATTTGCAGGTTCCAGAGTGTCCAGCATCACGGAGCCAAGCCAGGACGTGGGGCCTGAACTCTGCCCCTCACAGTGCCCCGCAGTGGATCGCCTGGCTCCCATATGCCACAAACACTGCCTGTGAGCACCACTGGGCTGGACCGGAGCCAGCATGGGGGGCACAGCCAGGAAGCAGGCTGCAGCCTGGCCTCATGCTTTGGGCTTCTCTCTTCCAGGATggaaatttctctttttctctggagTCAGTGAAGAAGCTTAAAGACCTCCAGGAGCCCCAGGAGCCCAGGGTTGGGAAACTCAGGAAGTTTGCACCCATCCCTGGTGAACCTGTGGTTCCCATCCTCTGTAGCAACCCGAACTTTCCAGAAGAGCTCAAGCCTCTCTGCAAGAAGCCCAATGCCCAGGAGATACTTCAGAGGCTGG AGGAAATCGCTGAGGACCCGAGCACATGTGAGATCTGTGCCTACGCTGCCTGTACTGGATGCTAG
- the GUCA2A gene encoding guanylin isoform X3, with product MPQTLPDGNFSFSLESVKKLKDLQEPQEPRVGKLRKFAPIPGEPVVPILCSNPNFPEELKPLCKKPNAQEILQRLEEIAEDPSTCEICAYAACTGC from the exons ATGCCACAAACACTGCCT GATggaaatttctctttttctctggagTCAGTGAAGAAGCTTAAAGACCTCCAGGAGCCCCAGGAGCCCAGGGTTGGGAAACTCAGGAAGTTTGCACCCATCCCTGGTGAACCTGTGGTTCCCATCCTCTGTAGCAACCCGAACTTTCCAGAAGAGCTCAAGCCTCTCTGCAAGAAGCCCAATGCCCAGGAGATACTTCAGAGGCTGG AGGAAATCGCTGAGGACCCGAGCACATGTGAGATCTGTGCCTACGCTGCCTGTACTGGATGCTAG